From a region of the Salvelinus alpinus chromosome 2, SLU_Salpinus.1, whole genome shotgun sequence genome:
- the LOC139568157 gene encoding histone H3-like, whose protein sequence is MGAGGGLRNGPIRVVRRRCPISRRRCRLYKLHIGIWRLYSDCERRNLASAMARTKQTARKSTGGKAPRKQLATKAARKSAPATGGVKKPHRYRPGTVALREIRRYQKSTELLIRKLPFQRLVREIAQDFKTDLRFQSSAVMALQEASEAYLVGLFEDTNLCAIHAKRVTIMPKDIQLARRIRGERA, encoded by the coding sequence ATGGGCGCCGGAGGAGGCCTCCGCAACGGGCCAATCAGAGTGGTGCGTAGAAGGTGTCCAATCAGCAGACGCCGCTGCCGGCTTTATAAACTTCACATAGGCATTTGGAGGCTATACTCCGACTGTGAAAGAAGGAATCTAGCTAGCGCCATGGCCAGAACCAAGCAAACCGCTCGCAAATCCACCGGTGGTAAAGCACCCAGGAAGCAGCTCGCCACCAAGGCTGCGCGCAAGAGCGCCCCGGCCACCGGCGGCGTGAAGAAACCTCACCGTTACAGGCCCGGCACCGTGGCTCTGCGAGAGATCCGTCGTTACCAGAAGTCCACTGAGCTGCTGATCCGTAAACTGCCCTTCCAGCGCCTGGTGAGAGAAATTGCCCAGGACTTCAAGACCGACCTGCGCTTCCAGAGTTCCGCCGTGATGGCCCTGCAGGAGGCTAGCGAGGCTTACCTGGTCGGCCTGTTCGAGGACACCAACCTGTGCGCCATCCACGCCAAGAGGGTGACCATCATGCCCAAGGACATCCAGCTGGCCCGTCGTATTCGCGGAGAGCGCGCTTAA
- the LOC139568154 gene encoding histone H1: MAEVAPAPAAAAPAKAPKKKAAAKAKKAGPSVGELIVKAVSASKERSGVSLAALKKSLAAGGYDVEKNNSRVKIAVKSLVTKGTLVQTKGTGASGSFKLNKKAVEAKKPAKKAAAPKAKKVAAKKPAAAKKPKKVAAKKAVAAKKSPKKAKKPATPKKVAKSPKKVKKPAAAAKKAAKSPKKATKAAKPKAAKPKAAKARKAAPKKK; this comes from the coding sequence ATGGCAGAAGTCGCACCAGCACCCGCCGCCGCCGCGCCGGCCAAGGCACCCAAGAAGAAGGCAGCGGCCAAGGCCAAGAAAGCGGGACCCAGCGTAGGCGAGCTCATCGTCAAGGCGGTGTCCGCCTCCAAGGAGAGGAGCGGCGTGTCCCTGGCCGCGCTCAAGAAGAGTCTGGCTGCAGGTGGCTACGACGTGGAGAAGAACAACTCCCGCGTCAAGATCGCCGTCAAGAGCCTCGTCACCAAGGGCACCCTGGTCCAGACCAAGGGCACAGGTGCCTCCGGCTCCTTCAAGCTCAACAAGAAAGCCGTGGAGGCAAAGAAGCCCGCCAAGAAAGCCGCAGCCCCCAAAGCAAAGAAGGTGGCCGCCAAGAAGCCCGCCGCGGCGAAGAAGCCCAAGAAGGTAGCAGCCAAGAAGGCCGTCGCCGCAAAGAAGTCCCCCAAGAAGGCCAAGAAGCCCGCTACACCCAAAAAGGTCGCCAAGAGCCCAAAGAAAGTGAAGAAGCCCGCCGCGGCGGCCAAGAAGGCGGCCAAGAGCCCCAAAAAGGCTACCAAGGCAGCGAAGCCCAAAGCCGCCAAGCCCAAGGCAGCCAAGGCCAGAAAGGCAGCCCCCAAGAAGAAGTAA